Within Acidobacteriota bacterium, the genomic segment AAAGACCAGCGCCTGCGCGCCGTCGTCGGTGTTGACGGCGACGACGACATCTGCCAATCCGTCCGCGCGATTGATCTCGCCGACGGTCAACGCTGTCACGCTGCCTGGGAGTTTGATGGCTTGCGCTGGCCCCAAGCCGCCGCGGCCATCACCCGCGAGCCAATAGAGCGTCGCGCTGCCCTGCGTCGCCGCGACGACATCCACGTGCCCATCGGCGTTGAAATCGCCCGCGCCCACGAAGTCGGCTGCGGCGGGCAGCGCCAACACGCGCGCGGGTGAAAGGAACGGCGCATCGGTGAATTCGCCGCGCGCGCGCCGCTGTTCGGCGGCGGGCGTGTCGGGATAAATCGCGTCCACGTTGCCGCGCTGCCACACCAGCACGCCGCCGTCCGCGCTGGCGTAGCCGCTGAGCAAATCGGGCACGCCGTCTTCATCAAAATCGCCCGCCGCGAGCGCCAGCGGTTGCGCCGCCTCACGCTGCAACAGTCCATTCGCCTCCGCGCCGACCGGCAAGTCATAACCGTCGCGCAGATTGATCCACGGATAGCCGCGCCCGGCGGCCTGCACGGCTACGCGCGCCGCGTGAGGCGTTGGCAAGCTGCGGCTTTGCGCGCGCCAGTAAACCGGCATTCCCGCGCCCAGGCTGAGCGCCAACAGCAACACGACCATCATTGATTTTCTGCGCATCATAGTTACCTCGATGAGTAGTTTGGAGCAGTGATTGAAAAGCGCCCCATGGCGCGCGGGTGTTCAGAGTTCCGCCTTTAGGCGGTGGCGGCGCGTAGCGCCGAAACGCGCCTGCGGCGCGCCACCGCCTAAAGGCGGAACTCTGAACACCCGCGCCTGCCGCGTTCAGTGGAACCTGAGTGTCTCAATGGCAGTTGCTTCGCTTTAGGCCCATAACGAATCCCGGCAAACCCGCTGGCTGCCGCTCACCAACGCAAGCGCATGCACGCGCCCGGCGGCGATCAGACTTGCAAGCATCTCGCCATCAACTTCCAAAACCTCGGCGGCCTGGACGCGGGCGAGCGTCTCAACCTCATGTGCGCATACCGGGCAAAAGGCGCGCACAACAATCCCGGCGGGCCGCAGCACGCGGCGGCGGGTGACGGTGATTTTCAAACGGCGAGTTAGGTTCATCCGGCTTATTCCTCTCCAAAAGCGGTGCTATACTCCGCCACATTCGCGCGAAAAGTAACGAAAGCCTGACGAAATTTTCCGAAATTTGCCGCAAACAGACGGTTTGCCCGGCGGTTTATGATGACCAATGGCAACGACAAGCTGATTTACCGGTTGGCCGAGACCGAACTGGAACCGCTCAGCGGGCTGGTGAAACGGGACGGCCAGGAAAAGTACCTGCGCCCCAAAACGTTGCAGGTGTTGTTGCACCTGCTCGAACAGCGCCCGCGCCTGGTCACCAAAGAAGAACTGCTCACCCAGGTTTGGCAGGACGTCGCCGTGACTGACGACGCGCTTGTCCAAAGCATCGTCGAGATTCGCAAGGCGCTCGGCGACAATTCGCAACAGCCGCGCTTCATCAAAACCTTTCCCAAAACCGGCTACCGTTTCATCGGCGAGGTCGAAACGCTCAACGCCACGCTGGTCGTCGAAGAGATCACTTCGGTCGAGATCGAATATGAAGAGACGGTAGAGCGACCGGCGGAGGCGGCGCTGACTGAGACTTTCCCACAGGCGGTTGCGCTTGCGCCCAGCCGCTTCCGCCGCTCGTCCCCGCGCCTGTTAGCGCCGCTGGTGGCGCTCGCATTGCTGCTCCCGCTGGGCGGCTATGTTTATTGGCGCGCCAAGTCTGAGCCGTTGCCGGCCATCAGCCTGCCGCGTGTGCCAGGCAAAAAGCCTGTGGCCGTGATGTATTTTGAAAATCGCGCCAACGACCGCGAACTGGATTGGTTGCGCGAAGGCTTGGCCGACATGCTCATCGCCAGTCTCTCGCGTTCGCAGCGGTTGACGCTGCTCAGCCGCCAGCAATTGGCGGCGCTGCTCAGCCATACGGGCAACGCCAACGCAGCGCCCATCAAACTCGCAGACGGTTTGGAAATCGCCCGGCGCGCGCAAGCTGAGTTGTTCATCCTCGGCGGTTTTGCGCGGCTGGGCGACAAGGTGCGCATTGATGTCACGCTGCACGACGCACGCACCGGCCAATTGCAAGCGGCGGAATCGCTGATTGCCGATACGCCCGCGCAAATCCTGACGCAAATTGATTTGCTCTCGCTCAAGCTGGCGGCGCATCTGGGCGCGTCGTTGGCTGAATCAGACGCGCAACGCGGGCTGGCGGCGGTGATGACGAACAATCTGGATGCCTATCGTTATTACTCGCTCGCGCTCGAACAGGCGCAGATGTTTCAGTTTCACGAAGCCATCGCGCTGTTTGAAAAAGCCCTCGCGCTCGATCCGCAATTCGCACTGGCCCACGCGCGCATCGGTTACGTTTACGCCGTGCGCATGGGGCAGGGCGAAAAGGCCAAGCCGTATCTGGAAAAGGCGCTGGCGTTCGGTGACCGCTTAAGCGAAAAGGACAAGCTGTTTATCGCGGCGTGGCAGGCCAATGCGGCACACGATGGCGCGCGCGCCAGCGAAGTTTATCAGGAACTGGCTGCGCGCTACCCGCTGGAAACGGAGGTGTACCAGCGGCTCAGTTGGCTGTTGCAGTCGCAGAACCGCTATGAAGAAGCGTTGACGGTTACGCGGCAAGGGTTGCTGACCGACCCCGAAGGGAAAGACCTCTATAACGCGCTCGGCACGGTTTGTCTGCGGCTGGGGCGGAATGAGGAGGCGCTGGCCGCCTTTCAACGTTACCTCCAGCTTGCGCCGACCGATCCGAATGCGTGGGATTCGCTCGCGCTGTTCCATCAATGGATTGGGCAGTATGCCGAGGCCGAAGCGGCGTACAACCGCGCGCTCGCGCTCAATCCCGAATCGGGCGTGGCGATCCTTCATCTGGGGCATCTGCGCTTTCAGCAAGGACGCTATCGCGCGGCCAGCGAACAATACCGGCGCTTTATTGAAATCGCCCGCGATGACAACGCGCGGGCGCGGGGCTGCGAATTTCTGGCTTGGGTTGCGTTGCAGCAAGGCAATGCGGCGAGCGCGGCGGCGGCGGCAAAAGAAGAAGTCCGCTATAAACCGGCTTCGTTGTGGAACTCACTCGTGCTGGCGCTACAGCGGCGCGATCAGGCGGCGGTGACGAAACTGAGCGAGACCTTCTTCACGCCCGCGTCATACAAATTGTATAAAGAAAACGGCCAACTGCGCATCGGGGAATATCAGCGCGGCTACGTAGCCTTGCGGCAAGGGCGCGCGGCTGAAGCGCTGCAACATTTCCGCGCAGCGTTACAACAGCGCGCCGTCGAATGGCACATTGATTCGTTCGAAAGTTGTCTGGCCGATGCCTATCTCGAACTAGGGCGCGCCGACGAAGCGATTGCCGAATACGAACGCATCCTGAAGATCAATCCCAACTATCCGCTCGCGCATTACCGGCTCGGACAGGCTTACGAACGCAAGGGGGACAGCACTCAGGCGCGCGCGGCGTACCAGCGTTTTTTGCAAGTCTGGCGCGAAGCCGACGCTGACTTGCCTGAAGTGCTGGACGCCAAGGCGTGCCTGTCCCGATAGCCTCACTTGATATTGACCCGCACCACATTCGTCGCCTTGCCATCCACCGTCAACACAATATCCACTTCGCCGCGTCCAATCAGCGTGCGCGGCACAGCCACGTTCACTTGATCCAGCCCGACCAGATCGCCTTGTGCGCCCGCGAAGGAAACCTCCGCATTCACACCGCCGATCAACGCGGTCGTCGCGGTCAGCGCACTGCGTCCGCGCAAACCCGTGCCGAAGAGCAGCAGGAAGACCTGTTCGCCCGCCGGCCCCAGATCAATGGGCGTACTGACAAAACGCTGCGTCGCCGTGTCGAAACGCGCAATCGTCTCAAAACTCTGCGCGCCATTCGCCTTGATGCGCAAGGCGACAGCCGCCGCGACGCCTTGCCCGTTGGCATTGGCCGCAAACAAACCCGGCGCGACTGCGGCAATCGTGATGTTGCCCAATGAACGCGCGCCCGCGCCGTTGGTGACGGTGATGGCGGCCTCGCCCGGGGCCGTGCCCGGCGGCAGCAAGTAGTTGATTTGTTCGGGCGCGACAAAGAACAAGGGCGCGAGGCGTTCGACGCCAAAGCTGTCACGCACGCTGACGGTCGTGCCCGCCAGTGTGGTGGGCAGTGGCACTTGATTGGCCGTGACGACACTGGCGGCCAGGTTCACGCCGAATGCCGCGACGATGGATTGGGCCGCGAGTTGCTCGCCCAGAAAGCTGGCGGCAGAGACGCTGGCGAGCGCATTGCCGAGCGTCAGCGTGCCGTTCGTGTACGTGGCTTGCAGCGCGTTCGCATTGGCGTCGGAGAACTGGCGGCGAATCGGTTGATCGCCGAAGCCGATAGTGGTCGTTGCGCCGCTGTTGGCCGCCGCGTTGAAGCGCACGGTCGCAATCGCTTGCCGGCCCGCGCGTAAACGCTGTCCGGCGGGCAGCGCCAGCGCCAGGCCCAAGCGCCCCGCCGCCGTTTGCGTGTTGTTCGTAATCAACAGCGCATCGCTCGCGCCGCTGCCAGCCGCCGCTGACACAAAGGTCAAGACGTTCGGATCGAAGTTCAGGCTGAATCCCAACGCGTTCTCGTCACCCACAGCATCGAGTTCGATGTTCAGTGTATTGGTTTGGCCCCGCGCAAGCAGCGCATCGGCGACGCGCAAGACGCGCTGCTGTTGATTGCGGGTTGCCGAACGCGAGGCATTCCGCAATCCGAAATCCGCATTCCGCAATCCACTGGGTGCAGTTGGCCCACCGACGGTTTGCGCCGCATCGAGGTTGGCGGCGTAGCGTCCGGCTTGCACCCAGTCCACGATGGCGAGTTGGCCGTCGCCTTTGCTGTCACGCGGGGCGCAATCCGCGCGTTGGAATTCGCTGCCAACTGCCGCCGTGTCCAGCCCGGCGGCAAAGCGCCCGACCAGTACCCAATCGGTGATCGCAATCGTGCCGTCGTTCTTGCCGCCAGGGCGCGGCGTCACGTCGGCTTCGTAACCGCGCGTGATCGAGATCGTCGTGCAGCCGATAAAATTGGCCGGGAGGGCTTGGGCATTGGCGTTGGAGACCTGGCGGCGAATCGGCTGGTCGCTGAAATCCAGCGTCGTGCCGTTGGCGGTCGTCGTCGCCGAAACTGCAAAGGTGACGTTGATGATTTGCCGCGTGCCCGCCGGGAAGGTCACGCCGAAATCCAGCGCCAGCGCCAAGCCGACGCGGCCTTGCGCGAGTTGATTGGTATTGATGTTGAGCGCGCCATTGCTGACGGAGCTACCGCGCGCGGCGCTCTGATACGTCAGAATCGCCGGATCGAAGGCCAGGCCGAAGCCCAGCGCGTTCTCATCTCCTTGCGCGATCAATTCAATCGGCACCGTCAGCGTGCCGCCCGGTGTGGCGCTGCCACAGACCAAGCGCACAGTGCGGCTGGTTGGCGGCGTCGGGGTTGGATTGGGCGAGGGTGTGGGTGTGGGCGTGGGTGTGGCTGTTGGTGTCGGCGTGGCTGTTGGTGTCGGCGTAACTGTCGGTGTGGGTGTCGGGCAATTCGTGCCTTGCAGTTGTGCGCGGATCAGGAAGTTCCCGGCCAGGCCAGTGACCGAATCGAGCAGCCGCAGGTTGCCGGTGCCGGTGGCGTAATAGGAACGCATCTGCGAGGGCGAATTGTCATCGAGCATGGCGGGATAAATCTCTGGCGGTACGTCCACGCGGAACCCGATCACGAAGTCGCCGGAAGTGATCGTCAACGGCGGCACGTCGTAACGATTGAAAGCATTCGCCGTATTGATCCGCGCCGCCGCTGTTTGGTAGGTCGGCGTGGTGAGCGTGCTGCTGCCCGAAGGATTCGCGGCAACCAGCACGGTGATTGACGAACCGATGGGCAGGGCGTCCAAACTGTTCGTGAAAAAGATCGAGATGCTTTGTAGCGTCGCCGGATAGCTGGTGGGCGTCAGCCGGTTGACGAAGCTCGCGTTGCTGGCGCCCGCGCGAAAGCCAATCGAGCTTTCAACGGTTCCATCGTCTACTTTTAGCTCGGTGACGCAATTGCCGGGCGCAGAGCTGATGGTGAAGTTTTCAGTCAAGAGCAGGTTGCCGTTATAAAACACGCGCACCTGCCAGTTGCCGGGCAAGGCGGCGGCGGCCTGACCGGCGATGTTTATCGCATCCCAGAAACAGACATTTTGGGCGGTGTTGTTGATCGGGGCTTGAAACTGCTTGTAGATCGAGCCGTTCGGTTGAACCCATTCCCAACGGATCAACGCTCCGTTTTGAAAGCCTGAAATGAACGTCCATTGATATGCCATCGGATCGGTCGGCGCGAAGCTGGTTTTCAGCGTTGGGGGGACGCAGTCGGCGGGAATGGGGCCGCCGCTCATGCGGTGGTCGGTGACCGTGACGCCGCCGCCGGGCGTGGGCGTGGGCGTGGGCGTGCCGCCGCCGGTGACGGTGAAATTAACCGCGTTGCTGGTTTGCGCACGGACGGTGACGGTCACGGGCGCAGTGCCTGCGGATAAGTCGGGCGGGACGATGACTTCGAGCATCGTGCCGTCAGCGGTAGCACTGAGCACGCGCGCCTGCCGGTTGCCAAAGAGCACGACGTTGTTGGCGGCGACCGGATCGAAATTGCTGCCGGTGAGCTTGACTTGAATGCCTGCCGGGCCGCTCGGCGGCGTGATCGAAACGAGCATCGGCCCCGCGCCGCCCGGCGCTTGCGCGAGCACGAAGAAAGGCGTGGCATCTACGGCGGTGATCTGGCGCAGGGAAGTAGCGATGGCGTGCGTGCGAATCTGCAGCGCCGTGTTGGGATCGGGCGGGGCCAGATCGCTGCGTACTTGGTTCTGCGTGAAAAGTCCGTCGTTGGCCGTTTGGTCGCCGCCCTGCGTGCCGTTGTCGAACAGCGCGAGGCCAAAGGGTGTCCCACCGCTCAGGTAACGGAACTCATAGGCGCCGTTTCTGAGCGTGTTGCCGCAGGTGCGGCGGCGCAAGCCGCCTTGCCCGCCCTGCGCGTCAGTGGCGCGTGCGGTGAACGTCGCCGTGGACCCGTTGTTGGCGACAACATACGACGGATTGAAAGTTATCTCAGTGATGCGGGGAGCGTCGCCAGTCGTGGCGGGATCAATGTCGGCTACCCAAAGCTGTTCGGGCGCGCCGGGCACGCGCGTGCGGAACGCGAAGCGCCGCCCGTTGGCGGCCAGCGAACTGTAGCTGCGGTCATCCCCGCCAAAGAGCAGATCAACGTCGCAATCGGTGGGAATCAACAGGTCTACACGCCCGCTGCCGTTGGTGTTGAGCAGCGGCAACGCATGACTGCCGGTCGAAACCAGGGCCTGCGCGCCATTGGTGGTCAGCCCGCCGATGCTCAGACCATTGATGCTGAAGGGTGCCAGCAATTTGGTTTGGGTGCTGCCGTCGAAGTTCAGCGAAAAGACAGTGCGTTCCTCGTTGCCTACCGCGCGGGCCGATAAGATCTTGCCGCCATCGCCACTGAGGGCCAGGCGCTGGTCACCATCGCCCGGCACCCGCCCGGTTGCGCTGACGAGGCTGCGCAGCGTCGTGCTGTCAAAGGTGAGCGTAGCGCCTCCCGCGCTCAGACAACCAACCCCAATGATCAAGCGCGCGCCGTTATCGGAAATGTCCAGGTTGTGCGTGAATCTGCCGCCACCGCAATTGTCAATCGTGTTGGTGCTCAGGCCGACGAGGTCGGCGATTTGCCGGAAGCTGAAAAGCCGCCGCAAATTCGCGCCGTTGAAATCAATCACGAAGACGCCTTCGGTCTCGTAGGTATTGCTCCGGGCATAAAAATAGACGCGGTTGCCGTCCGCCGTGAGCCGCGGCGCGTAGTTTTCGAGGCCCAACCCGATGGGGCCAAAGCCGCCCGGTATTTCGGTGGCGATGCGCTGCCGGTTGTTGCCGTCGCTGTTGGCGCTGAAGATTTCGCCCTGGCCGTCGGTCCAAATGATCCGAGAGCCGTTGGCGCTGATGTCTACGAAGGGGACGGCTGCGCTGCGGAAGGTGGCGTAATCGAAGACCTGCGTCAGCCCCGTCCCATCGCTGTTGATGGTGAAGACCGTCTTGTTGCCGGTGTTCCGGTCGCCGGTGGAGAAGACCAGCCTTGATCCGTCGGCGCTGAGCTTTAACTGGCCGATAAAAGAGGCGCCGTTCTGAAAGTCGCTGATCTGGCGGTAGACGATGGTGCGGATCACGGTGGCCGGGGTTGACTGTCCCTGCGCGGCTACGGCGGCGTGACTGGCCCGGCTGACGAACCAGGCGGGCGCGCAAGTTAGGGCGATGGCGAACAGGATGCAGGCGCTGGTAAGTCTGAAGGTTGTCATTATGATCTCCTGGGTTGAAACAACGAATCTTGGCAAATGCGCAAGCTGCCGCTCACGGTGGGCAGCGCGTGTATGGTGGCGTCAGTCAGCAAGCGTTGAAATTCCAGCGGTGTGAGTTCGAGCACGGCGGTGGCTTGCGCCGCGTCAAGCGTATCCACCTCGCGGCCGCAGACCGGACAGTTCGCACGCACGCGCAGGTATGGCACGCGCATCAGGTGGCGGCGGGTGACGGTCATTGTCAAACGGCGGACTTCCTTCATCACAATCCTTTCTGGCATCGCAATCCTTTCTGGTAAACCCTCCCGGCCTCGTTTGGTCACTTCTAGCTGACAGCCGTATACTCCGCGCGCTATCTCAAAGGTGTTGGTCATGGTGATGCGGTACTCTTTTCGCACTGAGTTGGGGCTGAAGTAACGACATTCGCACGATATTCTTCCGATATTTCTCCGTAATTGTCTTGAGGGCGCGCTGATGAAGCTCTCCGAAAAACCTGTTTATCTTCTTGCTGGTCTTGAGGTTGACCCGGCGCGTAACTGTTTGCGGCGCGCTGGTGCCGAACAAGTCTTGCGGCAAAAGAGTTTTCGGGTGCTGCTTTACTTGGTGGAACACCGCGAACGGCTGGTTACCAAAGAAGAGTTGCTCCAAAACGTTTGGGAGGGAACCGCCGTCACCGATGATGCGCTAGTCCAAATCATCGTCGAGTTGCGTAAGGTGCTCGGCGACGATTCACGCCAGCCGCGCTTCATTCGTACCATTCCCAAAGCCGGTTACCACTTCATTGGCCCGGTCGAAGAGTTGTCTGCATCTTCAATCCAGCTTGGCCAGTCCACAGTCATTGAGATCGAAGAAACCGCTTCCGTGCAGGTCGAGTTTGAAGAAACGCTTGCTCCAACTCCAGCTTTGCCGTCACCGCGCTGGTTCAACCGCAAGCCTGTTTTGTTAGCGTCGTTGGGCAGCGGTTTGGTGATTGCCGTGCTGACGCTTTTGTCGTTTAGCCAACGCCCAGCGGCGCGCACTGAAATCGCCCTGCCACATATGCCGGGCAAGCGGACCGTGGCCGTGCTGTATTTCGAGAATCAGTCGGGTGACCGCGAGTTGGATTGGCTGCGCGAAGGCTTGACCGATATGTTGATCACCAACCTCTCGCGTTCACGCACCCTGACACTGCTGAGCCGCCAGCAACTGGCCGCACTGCTCGGCCACATCGGCCAGCAAAATGCTGTGAAACTGAACTTGGAAGACGGCTTGGAAATCGGGCGGCGTGCCCAGGCAGAGATGCTGATCCTGGGCCGCTTCGCTCGCCTGGGCGAACAGGTGCGGATTGATGTCTCGCTGCACGAGGCGCGCACCGGGCAATTGCAGGCCGCCGAAGCGCTGGTGGCCGAACGCCCGGAGTTGATCCTGGGCCAGCTAGATCTGCTCGCGCTCAAACTGGCGCAGCATCTGGGCGCGACGCCTGCACAAGAAGAAGCGTCCGGCGGCGGGCTGGCGACGGTGATGACGAGCAATCTGGACGCTTACCGCTATTACTCGCTGGCGCTGGAACAGGCGCAAATGTATCAGTTCAACGAGGCGATTGCGTTGCTGGAAAAAGCGCTCGCGCTCGATCCGCAGTTTGCGCTGGCTTACGCGCGCATCGGCCACATTTACGCCGTGCGGATGGGCCAGGGCGAAAAGGCGCGCCCATACCTAGAGAAAGCCTTGCAACTAAACGAGCAGTTGCCGGGCCGCTTGAGTGAGCGGGACAAACTCTACATTGCCGCTTGGTCAGCCAACGCCAGCTACGACCCGGAACGCGCCATCGCCACTTACCGAGAATTGCTGGCCCGCTATCCGTTGGAAACCGAAGCCTATCAACGGCTGGGTTGGGTCTTGCAAAGGCTGGATCGAAACGAAGAAGCGTTGCAAGTGATCCGGCAAGGGCTGGTCACTGATCCCGATGAGAAAGACCTCTACAATGCACTCGGCGGCGTTTGCGCGCGACTCGGGCGCAATGACGAAGCGTTGGCAGCCTTTCAACGTTACATTCAACTGACGCCGAATGACCCGAATGCCTGGGATAGTCTGGGCGGGTTCCACCAACTGTTAGGCCAATATGAACCAGCCGCCGCCGCTTACAGCCGCGCGCTGGCGCTCAATCCCGAATCCCGCATCGCCATCATTCATCTGGGTACGCTTTATGTAAGACAGGGCCGTTATCGCGCCGCCATCGAGCAATTTCAGCGCCACTTTCAGATTGCGCGGGATGACAATCAGCGCGCCCGCAGCTTCCAATACACGGCGGCAGTCTATCTAAAGCAGAGCGACCTGCCCCGCGCCGCCGCTGCGATCAAAGAGGAAGTGAAGTACGGGCCGGATTCGTTATGGAACTCGCTCGTGCTGGCGCTCGCGCACGGCGAGCAAACCGCTGCGCAAAAACTCAACGCGGCAATCTTTACGCCAGCGAATTACAACCTCAACAACGAACGCGGCTTTTTACGGCACTGGAATTACCAGCGCGGCTACGTAGCGTTGAAACAAGGGCGCACTGACGAAGCCATCAACCATTTCCGCGCGGCAGTACGGCAGTGGCCCCTCGAATGGAACTATGATTCGTATGAAGATTGCTTGGCGAATGCTTATCTCGAATTAGGGCGCACGGATGAAGCCATTGCCGAATATGAACGCATCCTGAAAATCAATCCGCATTATCCGCTGGCGCAATACCACCTCGGTCAGGCTTATGAGCGCAAAGGCGAGCGGGCACAGGCGCGCGCTGCATACGAACGCTTTTTGCAGGTTTGGCAAGCTGCTGATGCGGACATTCCCGAAGTGCTCAAGGCCAAGACTTGGTTGGCCAATTCCCAATAAGGCTGACGCGCCTTTGCCTTGCCCGCTCATCTGCGGTAGAAAGCATCCACCGTGATCAATAAATGCTGACGGACTGGCACGCTACCCGTCAGCTTTCTCTCTTCCAAAGACAAGGAGCCTTGTTATGAACGCCTATTTACGCCGTTACCGCGTCGGTGTGGTTGTGCTGCTCGCGTTGAGTCTGAGCCTGAGTTCGAGTTTAACTGCGCCCGCCTATAGCCAGACCAAGCGCAACATCACCGAGCTGGACTTGTTCAAGTTCAACTGGCTTGCCGATCCGCAAATCTCGCCCGATGGCGCGCGCGTCGCGTTCGTCAAGGTCTGGGTGAATCAGAAAACCAATACTTACGATTCAGCATTGTGGGTGGTGCCGACCAATGCCCAAGCAGGCGGTGGCCCAAACGCCGAGAAGCCGCGGCAATTGACCGCCGGACCGCGCGACACCACGCCACGTTGGTCACCGGATGGCAAGACGCTGGCGTTCACACGCTCTGCTGAAAAGGAAGGCAAGCCGCAACCGCCGCAAATTTATCTGATGTCGTTTGATGGTGGCGAAGCGCAGCCATTGACTGAAATGCCACGCGGTGCGGGCGCGTTTGAATGGTCGCCCGACGGCAAGACGATTGCCTTTCAATCCACCGACGAAGGCAAGCCCGAAAAGCCGATGACCGAGGCCGGCGGCGAGCTGAAAGAGAAAGACAAAGCGCCCGAACGTGTCAGCGATGTGCGCGTCATCAACAAGGCGACCTATCGCTCGAACGGCCCCGGCTATCTCAATCCGAAAACGCACGCGCATATTTGGACGGTTAGTGTACCGGCGACACTTAGTGAAGTCGCCAAAGCTAAACAACTGACCAAAGGCAATTGGGATGAAGGTAGCGTCAAATGGTCGCCCGATGGCACGCGGCTCTATTTCATCGCGCGCCGCGTGGCCGAAGCCTATTACGAACAGCCGCACACCGATCTTTATTCGATTGATCTCAACGGCGGCGACGAAAAGAAGGTGCTGAGCTTTGACGGCGGCATGCGCGGTTACGATTTCAGTAACGACGGCAAGCGTATTTCTTTTGGCGGTTCGCTCTCGACAGTGCCCGTGCTGTCTTATAAACAACCTGACTTGTTTGTCGCTGATAACACGGTCGGCGCGACGGCCAAAAACCTGACCGAGAAATACGACTTCGACATCGGCGGCGGCATCGGCGGCGATCAGAGTGCGCCGCGCGGCGGCAGCCCCGGCAGCGCGCTGTGGAGCAAAGACGACCGCACGTTAATCGTCAATGTCGCTGAACAGGGGCACGCCAACCTGAAACGTATTGACGCGGCCACCGGCGCTGTCACGCCGCTCACGACCGGCGATCATTCCGTGCAGGCCTATTCGGCCACGCCCGATGCCTCAAAGCTGGCGTTGCTGATTTCGACTTCGGTCAACATCGGCGATTTGTTTCTGCTGGATGCGGCCAGCGGCAAGCTGACGCAACTGACCGACATCAACAAAGACCTGTTCTCACAACTCAACCTCACGCATCCCGAAGAGTTCTGGTACACCAGTTTTGACGGCAAACGCATTCAAGGGTGGATTCAGAAGCCGCCCAATTTCGACGCGACGAAAAAGTATCCATTCATTCTCGAAATCCACGGCGGCCCGCACTCGGCCTATGGCTTCACCTTCACGCACGAGTTTCAGTGGATGGCGGCGAAGGGCTACGTCGTGCTCTACACCAACCCGCGCGGCTCGACGAGCTATGGGCAGGATTTCGGCAACATCATCCAGTACAACTACCCCGGCGACGATCACAAAGATTTGATGGCGGGCGTGGATGAAGTCTTGAAGCGCGGTTATGTGGACGAAAGCAAGCTGGGCGTGACGGGCGGCAGCGGCGGCGGTGTACTGACGAATTGGGCGGTGGGCCACACCAACCGCTTCAAGGCGGCAGTCTCGCAACGTTCCATCGCTGATTGGGCGGGTTTCTGGTACACGGCGGATTTCACGCTCTTCCAACCGACCTGGTTCAAAGCCGCGCCCTGGGAAGACCCCGAAGATTTCACCAAACGTTCGCCGCTCACTTACATCAAAAACGTCACCACGCCGATGATGTTCATCGAGGGCGAAGCCGATTACCGCACGCCCCCGGCGGATGGCGGCGAGATGATGTTCCGCGCGTTGAAGTACAAGAAAGTGCCCACGGTGATGGTGCGCTTCCCCGGCGAATCGCACGAGCTGTCGCGGTCGGGCGCGCCCTGGCATCGCGTCGAACGTTTGCAGCACATCGTGAATTGGTTCGACATTTATTTGCAGGATAAACCGCTCAAGCTTTACGAAGTAGAATAGGCTGCCAGCACGGCTTCATGCCGGTAAGGAGGAGAAGATGAAATGGAGTAAGTGGCTCGACAATTGGGATATGACCGCGCTC encodes:
- a CDS encoding IPT/TIG domain-containing protein encodes the protein MTTFRLTSACILFAIALTCAPAWFVSRASHAAVAAQGQSTPATVIRTIVYRQISDFQNGASFIGQLKLSADGSRLVFSTGDRNTGNKTVFTINSDGTGLTQVFDYATFRSAAVPFVDISANGSRIIWTDGQGEIFSANSDGNNRQRIATEIPGGFGPIGLGLENYAPRLTADGNRVYFYARSNTYETEGVFVIDFNGANLRRLFSFRQIADLVGLSTNTIDNCGGGRFTHNLDISDNGARLIIGVGCLSAGGATLTFDSTTLRSLVSATGRVPGDGDQRLALSGDGGKILSARAVGNEERTVFSLNFDGSTQTKLLAPFSINGLSIGGLTTNGAQALVSTGSHALPLLNTNGSGRVDLLIPTDCDVDLLFGGDDRSYSSLAANGRRFAFRTRVPGAPEQLWVADIDPATTGDAPRITEITFNPSYVVANNGSTATFTARATDAQGGQGGLRRRTCGNTLRNGAYEFRYLSGGTPFGLALFDNGTQGGDQTANDGLFTQNQVRSDLAPPDPNTALQIRTHAIATSLRQITAVDATPFFVLAQAPGGAGPMLVSITPPSGPAGIQVKLTGSNFDPVAANNVVLFGNRQARVLSATADGTMLEVIVPPDLSAGTAPVTVTVRAQTSNAVNFTVTGGGTPTPTPTPGGGVTVTDHRMSGGPIPADCVPPTLKTSFAPTDPMAYQWTFISGFQNGALIRWEWVQPNGSIYKQFQAPINNTAQNVCFWDAINIAGQAAAALPGNWQVRVFYNGNLLLTENFTISSAPGNCVTELKVDDGTVESSIGFRAGASNASFVNRLTPTSYPATLQSISIFFTNSLDALPIGSSITVLVAANPSGSSTLTTPTYQTAAARINTANAFNRYDVPPLTITSGDFVIGFRVDVPPEIYPAMLDDNSPSQMRSYYATGTGNLRLLDSVTGLAGNFLIRAQLQGTNCPTPTPTVTPTPTATPTPTATPTPTPTPSPNPTPTPPTSRTVRLVCGSATPGGTLTVPIELIAQGDENALGFGLAFDPAILTYQSAARGSSVSNGALNINTNQLAQGRVGLALALDFGVTFPAGTRQIINVTFAVSATTTANGTTLDFSDQPIRRQVSNANAQALPANFIGCTTISITRGYEADVTPRPGGKNDGTIAITDWVLVGRFAAGLDTAAVGSEFQRADCAPRDSKGDGQLAIVDWVQAGRYAANLDAAQTVGGPTAPSGLRNADFGLRNASRSATRNQQQRVLRVADALLARGQTNTLNIELDAVGDENALGFSLNFDPNVLTFVSAAAGSGASDALLITNNTQTAAGRLGLALALPAGQRLRAGRQAIATVRFNAAANSGATTTIGFGDQPIRRQFSDANANALQATYTNGTLTLGNALASVSAASFLGEQLAAQSIVAAFGVNLAASVVTANQVPLPTTLAGTTVSVRDSFGVERLAPLFFVAPEQINYLLPPGTAPGEAAITVTNGAGARSLGNITIAAVAPGLFAANANGQGVAAAVALRIKANGAQSFETIARFDTATQRFVSTPIDLGPAGEQVFLLLFGTGLRGRSALTATTALIGGVNAEVSFAGAQGDLVGLDQVNVAVPRTLIGRGEVDIVLTVDGKATNVVRVNIK
- a CDS encoding tetratricopeptide repeat protein gives rise to the protein MMTNGNDKLIYRLAETELEPLSGLVKRDGQEKYLRPKTLQVLLHLLEQRPRLVTKEELLTQVWQDVAVTDDALVQSIVEIRKALGDNSQQPRFIKTFPKTGYRFIGEVETLNATLVVEEITSVEIEYEETVERPAEAALTETFPQAVALAPSRFRRSSPRLLAPLVALALLLPLGGYVYWRAKSEPLPAISLPRVPGKKPVAVMYFENRANDRELDWLREGLADMLIASLSRSQRLTLLSRQQLAALLSHTGNANAAPIKLADGLEIARRAQAELFILGGFARLGDKVRIDVTLHDARTGQLQAAESLIADTPAQILTQIDLLSLKLAAHLGASLAESDAQRGLAAVMTNNLDAYRYYSLALEQAQMFQFHEAIALFEKALALDPQFALAHARIGYVYAVRMGQGEKAKPYLEKALAFGDRLSEKDKLFIAAWQANAAHDGARASEVYQELAARYPLETEVYQRLSWLLQSQNRYEEALTVTRQGLLTDPEGKDLYNALGTVCLRLGRNEEALAAFQRYLQLAPTDPNAWDSLALFHQWIGQYAEAEAAYNRALALNPESGVAILHLGHLRFQQGRYRAASEQYRRFIEIARDDNARARGCEFLAWVALQQGNAASAAAAAKEEVRYKPASLWNSLVLALQRRDQAAVTKLSETFFTPASYKLYKENGQLRIGEYQRGYVALRQGRAAEALQHFRAALQQRAVEWHIDSFESCLADAYLELGRADEAIAEYERILKINPNYPLAHYRLGQAYERKGDSTQARAAYQRFLQVWREADADLPEVLDAKACLSR